Part of the Halobacteriovorax vibrionivorans genome, ACCAACTAGAACATGGCAATTATGTAATGGTTGATAATGCTTGTGTACTCTTGCCGTTTTTCCTAGAGCTGCTGTTGAGTCATCTTTTACAAGAGGTCTTATTCCTGCAAATGAAGAAAGTATGTCTTCTTTTTCAACGTTTGCCTTTGGAAAGTATTGATTTAGGTTTGCTAAGAGATAAGTTATCTCTTCATCACTTGGAGATAAGTCAAAGTAATCTTCTTCTACTTTTGATTCAGTTGTTCCCACAAGAATACGATCCCCTTGTGGTATAACAAATATAACTCGTCCGTCATTAGGTGTTAGTAAGATGGCCGTTTCAATTTTTAATCGATCCTTATCAAGCCATATATGACTTCCCCTTGATGGAAGAAGCTTTGGTTCCCAGTGAATATCCTTGTTCATAGACATAATCTGGTCAGTAAATGGCCCTGTTGCAAAAACGATATCCTTACAATGGATTTTCTTCGATTCACCGGTGATTTCATCTTTTAAAGTAACAGCAACTTTTTTACTTTCTAAAAACTCATACTTCTCAAGTGATGTATGGTTTAGAGCATGACATCTCGGATTTAGTGCGCCATCTCGTAGGACTTCAATTGTAAGTCTAGCATCGTCAACGACAGCGTCGTGATAAACACCACTTCCTCTGAGGTCTTGTTCTTTTAGGTCTTTATTTATTGCAACTGATTCTTCTTTTGATTTCATCTCATAAGGAGAGTTTTCAAAACTAGACAATAAATCATAAAGAAAAAGTCCAATTCTAATCATCCACTTAGGTCTGATGGAGTCAGAGTAAATAGGAAGATAGAACTTTTCTTCAAAGCAAAGATGTGGAGCTATTTTTAACCAAAGGTTTTTTTCATGTAAAGCTTCCCAAACAAGAGGGAAGTCAAAGTTCTCAAGATAGCGAATACCACCATGTAGCATCTTAGAGCTCTTAGAGCTTGTTTGTGATGAAAAGTCTTTCTTGTCGATAATGAGACAATCGATATCATGAAGACTAAGGTCTCTAAAGACTCCTGCGCCTACAATCCCTCCACCTATGATTATTGTGCTATATGTATCTTTTGTTTCACCTAAGTTTTTAATCATTATATCTACGTCTTTTATTTTTTATTCACTAGCTTCTAGGTAGACGAAGTCTCCATGGGCCATGATGATATTATAATTTTTTCCGTTAATTTCTTTTTGTCCTATATTAAAATGAATAGAAATAACGGCGTTTGCACCTTTTTTATATGCTTCTTTTCTTATGTTTTCACCAAAGTATTCAACAAGGTTGATGGAAGAGAAATCGTCAAATTCACTACGGTCAATTTGTTCGTTAATTTGCATTGGTCCCAAGCTATGTATGATTTTATAACCAGGGATATATGGTGATGTACTTAAGGCCACATCTTCTTCATTAAATTCTTTTTTTACGAAATGTTTTGATTTATTTTGTAAAATTGAGCGTGGGCCCGTTAGTCCTCTTTGATCAGTGTGATCATAACTGTCGCTCTTGTGAATTTCATGAGCTAGAGCAACTTTTATATTACGACAATATCGTCTAAGCTTCCCTGCAAGAGTGATGGCACTAAATTCGCCTATTTGAGCGATTAATAGCTGTCCACTCTCAAGTGACTTTCGATAAAGCTCTTCATTTCCTTCCAGGAGGCCAAATTCATTTAGAGTCGCAAGAATACTATCTTCAAATTCCTCTGTATTAATACCTTGTAGAAGAATTGAAAAAGGAGGGTTGCCTCCGATTGCGGCCTTTCCATAAGTTGAATTTGTTGCAAAATCTCTTACATCGCTTAAGTCTTCTTGAATCTTAGTACTCAAGTCTGGAAGGGGAGTTGTCTCTTCGTAATTAACTTCTTCCATTGAAATCTCTTGGTCTGGAGTGTCTTCAATATCTTGGTTATCGTCATTAGAGAGTTCTATTTCTGCTATATCATCGGTGTCGTCTTCTTCAGTAGGAATGTCTTGATCAGTAATTTCATCTGATGGGTCATCTTCATTACTAAAGGATACTTCGTGGTCGTCTTCGAAATTTTCGAAATTTTCGGAATCTTTAGAATCTTCAAAGTCGTCTTGATAGCTTTCTTCTTGTGAGTTCTGATCTTGTAAGTCATCTTCTGGCCAAGCATTGTTTTGGTCTTCTTCGTATCCATCTTGGTGTTCATTTTGGTCGTCGTCTTGAAGTCCCTCTTGAAATCCCTCTGGGTCTTCTTCATTATCATACGACTCAAAACTATCATCGAAGTTATTATCAAATCCTTCGTTTGAATTATCGTCTGCTTGGTCTTCAAAGCTTGCTTCAAAATTATCATCAAAACTTTCTTCAAAGTTATTTTCTTCAATCGCCTCGTCAGGATTTTCAGGAGTGCTATAGTCAAATGATGATAACTCAACTTCTGCTTCATCGCTCTTTTGATCTGAGTCGTCTTCAGCTTCAATATCGGCCAGGACCTTATCGAGATCGTCATCACCTTGGTGAAGGAACTCTGATAGATCTTCGATTCGAGTTAGGTCGTTTTTGTTATCACCATCTGACATTGTTTTTTACGCCTTAATTAATGCTCTATGAGCCGTGACAGTGCTTATACTTCTTACCAGAACCACATGGGCAAGGATCGTTTCGACCTACTTTAACTTGTCCACGTGAGCGTGGAGCTTGCTGTTTCGGTTCTTCGCGACCTTCTTCCTCTGCTATTCTCTTGGCCTTTAGAGCATCAAGTTGTCTTTGTAATTCTTCTTCTTGCTCGCGTCTTAGTACTTCAATCTCTTCTTGAGTATAAAGCTTAACAGTGAACATATTTCTAACAACACTCTTTTTTACTTCGATACGCATTTGTTCAAAAAGACCAAAAGCTTCACGCTTGTACTCATTTAAAGGATCTTTTTGAGCGTATGCCTTAAGATTGATACCTTCTTTTAGATGGTCCATATTTCTTAAGTGATCTTTCCAGTGTTGATCAAAAGTTGAAAGAAGAATCTCTCTAAGAGCAAGTGTCACTTGTTGTTCATCATATCCCGCAAGTTTACTTTTTAAGATTTCTTTTGCCGTCTCCTCAAAGTACTTACTTACGTCCCCTGAGAACTTATTTGAACATTCAACAGCTGATACTTCGTAGTCAGTATTAAATGTCGTGCTAAAACCACTTTTCATATCTTCCCAAGGAAGATCTTCTAGAGGAACTTTCTTTTGTGGGCGATAAGTATTAAATAGGTCATCTGCCACATCTTCTGTCATTTCATCTACAAAGCCGCGATTGTCATTGTCTGAGAGAATGTCACGACGAATACGATATATAACTCGACGTTGCTCATTCATAACATTATCAAAATCAAGAAGGTGCTTTCTTATTTCAAAGTTATGTGTTTCTACTTTCTTTTGGGCCTTGGCAATAGCATTTGTGATCATGCTGTGCTCGATTGGCTCATCTTCTTCCATTCCAAGAGTGTTCATCACTTTTGCAATACGATCACTACCAAAGATTCTCATTAGATCATCTTCTAGTGATAAGAAGAATTTAGAATGTCCAGGGTCTCCTTGACGACCAGAACGACCACGAAGCTGATTATCAATTCGGCGAGACTCGTGTCTTTCAGTACAAAGAATATAGAGACCACCAAGTGATTTTACTTCATCATTAATTTTGATGTCAGTACCACGACCGGCCATATTTGTTGCAATTGTAACAGTACCTTTAACACCTGCATTTTCAATAATACCGGCTTCTTTTCCGTGCTGTTTTGCATTTAGAACATTATGCTTAATTCCTGCCTTTTCTAGTTCGGCAGATAATAAGTTAGATGATTCAACTGTAATCGTACCAACAAGTACTGGTTGACCTTTTTCATTTAACTCTTTGATTAAGTTAATGATGGCCTTATGCTTTGCTTTCTTATTCTTATAGATAACATCAGCTTCATCAATACGTGCAATTGGAAGATTTGTTGGGATAACAATTACATCTAAGTTGTAGATCTTTTTAAATTCTTCTGCTTCTGTGTCTGCAGTACCAGTCATACCTGCAAGGTTTGCATACATTTTGAAGTAGTTTTGAAATGTAATCGATGCAAGAGTTTGGTTTTCTTGCTTAATTTCTACACCTTCTTTTGCTTCAATTGCCTGGTGTAGACCGTCTGACCAACGAGAACCTGTTTTAAGACGACCTGTGAATTCATCGACGATAATAATCTCACCGTCTTTGATGATATAGTTTGCATCTTTCTTAAATAGGTGATGAGCACGAAGAGCTTGATTTAGGTGGTGGAGAAGTGAAGAGTGTTCAACATCAAATAGGTTATCAACCTTAAGCATTTCTTGAACTTTTAAAATCCCTTCTTCCGTAAAGATCGCACTCATTGCTTTTTCATCAATAGTGAAATGCTTCTCAATCGTAAGCTTTGGAATAATTTGGTTTGCTACACCATATAGATCTGAACTTCCTTCCGATGGCCCAGAGATAAGTAGTGGAGTTCTTGCTTCATCAATAAGGATTGAGTCAACCTCATCCACAATACAGTAGTGAAAGTCTCTTTGAACATATTCTTCAAGAGAGAACTTCATATTATCTCTTAGATAATCAAAGGCAAATTCATTATTTGTTCCGTATGTAATGTCAGCGCCATATGCTTTTTGGCGATCTTCGTCTTCCATATCAGCAATAATGCAACCAACACTTAAACCAAGCCAATTATAAAGTTCACCCATCTCCTTAGCATCACGTTGAGCTAGGTAGTCGTTAACAGTAACGAGGTGAGCACCTTTTCCTTCAAGTGCCTTTAAGTATAGTGGAAGGGCCGCTGTTAGTGTCTTACCTTCACCGGTCTTCATTTCTGCAATGATTCCCTTGTAAAGAACAATACCACCGATGATTTGTACATCATAAGGTCTCATGCCGAGAACTCTTTTTGATGCCTCTCTTACCGTTGCAAAAACTTCTGGGAGAATGTCATCAAGCTTTGCACCATCTTCAATTAATTTCTTAAACTTTGGTGTTTGGGCCTTGAGCTCATCATCGCTCATCTTTTCCATCTGAGCTTCAAGAGAGTTGATTTCATTAACAATTGGCATAAGCTTTTTGATATCGCGATCGTGCTTAGTACCAAATAGTGATTTAAGCGGATTAAACATTTAAATTTCTCCTAATTAATCCAGTACATAATACAAAGGGTCCACCGGCGTGCCATTAACACGAATTTCGTAATGGAGGTGAGGACCTGTTGATAAACCTGAGTTTCCGATTCTTCCAATCGGATCCCCCCGTTTTACTTTTTGGCCTTTCACGACGAGGTTTTTTGAATTATGTCCGTAAAGTGTAGTTATACCGTATCCATGATCGATTTCTATATGATTTCCGAATCCGTAGTTTTTCTTGGATGTTTTTACAACACCATCAGCTGGTGCAAGAATTAAAGTACCAATTGGCCCACCGACATCAAGACCTTCGTGCATCTTTACTCTTTTTGAGTAGTGACTCATACGAGGTCCGTAGTATGAAGTGATCCAGCCTCTGGCAGGTAATAGTGTAGGTGTAGATTTAAGAAATGATTCGCGGTCTAAAAGATATTGGTCTAGTTCATTGACACGAATTTCTAAATCACCTGAAATCTTACGTAAAATTGAATAACGATAATCAAAGTACGCAAAGTTTTCAGCTAACTTAAAACTTTGTTTAATTAAACTACTCCATTCTTTTGTGAAGCTGTAACCAGAGGTAAGACCAAAGTTTGTCGCAATCTTACGTTCATAGAGGTCGTTGATGTCGCTGAACTCCTGATTCGTTTTTAAGACGCTTAATTCCGACTTAACTTTATTTAAAAGCTCTCGGTCCTTTTCTGGCACAAGGACCGATTGTGGATTTCTACCTGAAGAGTGATCGTGGCTTCCTGAATGACCTTCACTTGGTTCGCGATCATCCTTCATCAATGGCTTTGTTAGATCAAATTCCTTGAAGCCTGAGATGACTCTCAGCTTACTTTCAATTTTTTGAATTCTTTCAATATCATCAGTTAATGTATTCAGTTTCATATTAAAGAGCTGGATTTGCTCTTTAAGTTGACGGTTCTCAATACTGAGGTGACGGTTTTCGTAAACTTGTTTTAAAATCTTAACGTAGTCAAACGTTAGGATACCGATAACAGCGATAATAATTACTACTAAGAAAATGGCCGAGTTAAAAATGACTTTTGGTATACGAAAAGACTTAACTCCCTTTTCCTTCTCGGGAATAACCATTATTGTATAAAAGCGACTCAAAATTACATCCTTGAATTTTTCAATAATTTCTGATGTTTATTGTAGGTTTCTTGATTTCAGTTTGCAAGACTTTAATCCATGACACATAGAGACAGTGAGCTAAAATATTTTCGAAGTTAAATTAATTAACTACCGTAAGAATTATCGATATATTGTCTTGTCCACCGTGTTCGTTGGCCTGGCGAATTAAAGTTTGCACACAGTCATGAAGTTTTTGATGAGTTACGTCATCGGTGTTGTCAATCATATCTTTGATAATAAAAAGAATATCCTCGTCACTTAATTTACCGTGGAGGCCATCTGAGCACAGAAGAAAGATATCACCCTTTTGCGGTCGGTAATCATAAATATCAACTTCAATATCTTCTTCAAAGCCCACCGTACGTGATAGGTAGTTTTTATTTGGATCTTTTGCTGCTTGGTCACGTGTATAGATTCCGTAGTTAATCTTTTCTTGTATTACGGAATGATCTTTTGTTAATTGAAAAATCTGTCCATTTGAAATGACGTAAGCTCTTGAGTCACCAACATTTGCAATCTTTGCACTTTCGTCATCAAAGAGAAGGCTGACAACAGTTGTTCCCATTCCTTTAAGAGCAGGTTCACTATCGGCATATGCTTTTATCTTATTATTGGCATATAGAACAGATTCTTGAAGAACTTGACCTAATTCTTCTTGTGGTTGGGAGTTGATTTTATCTTTGACTTTTTCTGCAAGGTATTTGATGGCCATTGTTGAAGCGAGTTCTCCACCTGAGTGTCCACCCATGCCATCAGCAACAATATAAAGTTTTGTGTTATTGCTAATGTAAATAGAATCTTGATTTGTCTCTCTCTTGCGCCCAATATCTGAAACGCCAGCACAGATCGTATTCATATTTTCCCTTGTCTGAAGTCATTTAATATCAATTCTTCTTTATTTTCAGTTGGATAGGAATTTTAGTCAAATACTTTTGTTGGTCATTTATTTTTGCCCATTTTCTTAGAAATACTTGAGTGTTTTATGGTGTCAAAATGCACTTTGAATAAATTAAACTAATGGAATTTTTTTTAATAGTTTCTTTGCTTTAAGTGAAATTATCACGTTATAATATATTTAGGACTTTAGCTTGCTAATATGCAACTCATGGATGGAGATAATATGACTAAAATGAATATGAATGAATTTATGAGTGAGAATTACAGGGTCGAAGACTTTGCTCACTTACACTGGACGGGTAGTTTTCAAGACTATATCGATCTTGTTTCAGAAGATCCAAGAATTGCTCGTAATTCCTTTCAACGAATTTATGACATGATCATGTCATTTGAAACAAGTACATATCTTGAATATAAAAAAGAAATCACACGTTATCATTTTTTCGATGATCCAATCGGTGGTGGTAAGGATGCTGTTTTTGGTATCGATGTTCACTTAATGAAACTTGTGAACTTTTTCAAGGCCGCAGCTCTTGGTTATGGTACAGAGAAAAGGGTTCTTCTACTTCATGGGCCTGTTGGTTCGGCCAAGTCTTCAATTGCAAGAAATCTTAAAAAAGGTCTTGAACATTATTCAAGAACTGATGAAGGTGCACTATACACGTTTGAATGGTATGACGAAGAAGAGTCAGATATTTTAGGCGGACAAAAAGTTTTCCCATCGCCAATGCATGAAGACCCATTAAAGCTTATTCCACATGAAGTTAGAAAAGAATTTCTTGATAATATCAATAAAGGTAATAAGGGTCATAAAGTTAAAATTCGCGGAGAAGTTTGTCCGGCCGACCGTTATATTCTAAAAGAGTATATGGTTAAGTATGACGGTGACTTCATGAAAGTTATGGAAAACCATATCCGTGTTAAAAGACTTATTCTTTCTGAAAAAGATCGTCTAGGTATTGGTACTTTCCAGCCTAAAGATGAGAAAAACCAAGACTCGACAGAGTTAACAGGTGATATCAATTATAGAAAAATTGCTCAATATGGTTCTGATTCAGATCCACGTGCAT contains:
- a CDS encoding glycerol-3-phosphate dehydrogenase/oxidase, with product MIKNLGETKDTYSTIIIGGGIVGAGVFRDLSLHDIDCLIIDKKDFSSQTSSKSSKMLHGGIRYLENFDFPLVWEALHEKNLWLKIAPHLCFEEKFYLPIYSDSIRPKWMIRIGLFLYDLLSSFENSPYEMKSKEESVAINKDLKEQDLRGSGVYHDAVVDDARLTIEVLRDGALNPRCHALNHTSLEKYEFLESKKVAVTLKDEITGESKKIHCKDIVFATGPFTDQIMSMNKDIHWEPKLLPSRGSHIWLDKDRLKIETAILLTPNDGRVIFVIPQGDRILVGTTESKVEEDYFDLSPSDEEITYLLANLNQYFPKANVEKEDILSSFAGIRPLVKDDSTAALGKTARVHKHYQPLHNCHVLVGGKYTTFRTMAQDVTRIIVHNHKKAYDHSKTVAPFRFKMRYNPFKDKATQEQIEEMKKYEFVRCEEDLKRRYRY
- the secA gene encoding preprotein translocase subunit SecA, which codes for MFNPLKSLFGTKHDRDIKKLMPIVNEINSLEAQMEKMSDDELKAQTPKFKKLIEDGAKLDDILPEVFATVREASKRVLGMRPYDVQIIGGIVLYKGIIAEMKTGEGKTLTAALPLYLKALEGKGAHLVTVNDYLAQRDAKEMGELYNWLGLSVGCIIADMEDEDRQKAYGADITYGTNNEFAFDYLRDNMKFSLEEYVQRDFHYCIVDEVDSILIDEARTPLLISGPSEGSSDLYGVANQIIPKLTIEKHFTIDEKAMSAIFTEEGILKVQEMLKVDNLFDVEHSSLLHHLNQALRAHHLFKKDANYIIKDGEIIIVDEFTGRLKTGSRWSDGLHQAIEAKEGVEIKQENQTLASITFQNYFKMYANLAGMTGTADTEAEEFKKIYNLDVIVIPTNLPIARIDEADVIYKNKKAKHKAIINLIKELNEKGQPVLVGTITVESSNLLSAELEKAGIKHNVLNAKQHGKEAGIIENAGVKGTVTIATNMAGRGTDIKINDEVKSLGGLYILCTERHESRRIDNQLRGRSGRQGDPGHSKFFLSLEDDLMRIFGSDRIAKVMNTLGMEEDEPIEHSMITNAIAKAQKKVETHNFEIRKHLLDFDNVMNEQRRVIYRIRRDILSDNDNRGFVDEMTEDVADDLFNTYRPQKKVPLEDLPWEDMKSGFSTTFNTDYEVSAVECSNKFSGDVSKYFEETAKEILKSKLAGYDEQQVTLALREILLSTFDQHWKDHLRNMDHLKEGINLKAYAQKDPLNEYKREAFGLFEQMRIEVKKSVVRNMFTVKLYTQEEIEVLRREQEEELQRQLDALKAKRIAEEEGREEPKQQAPRSRGQVKVGRNDPCPCGSGKKYKHCHGS
- a CDS encoding M23 family metallopeptidase, producing MSRFYTIMVIPEKEKGVKSFRIPKVIFNSAIFLVVIIIAVIGILTFDYVKILKQVYENRHLSIENRQLKEQIQLFNMKLNTLTDDIERIQKIESKLRVISGFKEFDLTKPLMKDDREPSEGHSGSHDHSSGRNPQSVLVPEKDRELLNKVKSELSVLKTNQEFSDINDLYERKIATNFGLTSGYSFTKEWSSLIKQSFKLAENFAYFDYRYSILRKISGDLEIRVNELDQYLLDRESFLKSTPTLLPARGWITSYYGPRMSHYSKRVKMHEGLDVGGPIGTLILAPADGVVKTSKKNYGFGNHIEIDHGYGITTLYGHNSKNLVVKGQKVKRGDPIGRIGNSGLSTGPHLHYEIRVNGTPVDPLYYVLD
- a CDS encoding Stp1/IreP family PP2C-type Ser/Thr phosphatase, producing the protein MNTICAGVSDIGRKRETNQDSIYISNNTKLYIVADGMGGHSGGELASTMAIKYLAEKVKDKINSQPQEELGQVLQESVLYANNKIKAYADSEPALKGMGTTVVSLLFDDESAKIANVGDSRAYVISNGQIFQLTKDHSVIQEKINYGIYTRDQAAKDPNKNYLSRTVGFEEDIEVDIYDYRPQKGDIFLLCSDGLHGKLSDEDILFIIKDMIDNTDDVTHQKLHDCVQTLIRQANEHGGQDNISIILTVVN